The genomic DNA CGAGGGAATGCCCCGTTCACGAACGGTCTGGCCAGGTCAGAGTATGTACTGCGGAATTTGCGGTCGCGTTCTGTATTACGGGGCTCATGGCCAATCTCAGAATCTGATGTGTAAGGGAGCGATCGAATACAAATGCTGGAACGGAGCGAGTGCCAATGGCCGGGATACGTCTCGGCGGATTTGTGAATCGGTTATAGAACTGGTTAAAAAGCTTCCAGAATTTGACGAAGTGCTGATGAATGAAGTCGAGAACCAAGTTCAACAGTTAAACGAAAATGCAGGAGGACGTCTTCAAGAAACACGTCGTGATCTAATTCGTGTCGAGCGGGAAATAGAGAGCGTTCTCACTTTTATTCGCTCCGGCAGTAGGTCTCGCGCGGTAGAGGTCGACTTGGTTCGGCTTGAAAGTCGCCAGGCTGACTTAACGGATGAGCTCCAGTCACTGCAAGAGTCGTCGCAAAGCAACATCGTGGTGCCATCTGTCGATGAAATTCGATCACGGGCTATCGATATTTTCAAATCGAGCCTTCCAGATCCTCAATTTGGTCGTCTTATGAATCAGTTCATCGAAGACCTTGTCGTTCTCCCGGTTCAATTGATTGATGGTGGCAGGGTCGGCTTGCGAGCCACTTTCACAGTTAACTTGCTTTCTCTGATCGAAGGCGAACCATTGTCGAAGATGCTCGACGTCGATGTGATGAAGCACCACCGGACAGTCGACCTCTTTGAAGTACCTCAACGAGTCAAGTTTATGGCCGAAGTTGCCCGACAAAGCAAACTGAACGGCGAATCCGGACCTGAGCTGACCGAACGTGAGATTGCGGAGCGTCTCAAAATCACGCAGCCTGCGGTGCAGCGTGCAAAGCGTCTCTATCGCGAAATACGTCAGCGTGGACTCGACGATCCATATCAGGTTCTGACGGCCCCGCCAGCGGAAGGTAAGCTACGCCGACATTTACATCCTCGCTATCGATTTGACCCACTTTAGCAGGCGAGGAAACCTTCCAACCCGCTTCATATTTTATGCCCCGCTGGTCATTGGCCGCGGGGTTTTTCATGCGCTAACACGGAAACAAGATGAAAGACCGACCAAAAGCTGCATCACGGGATCGTGGATCGATCCTTCGCAAAATCTTGCGCTTGGTGGCTCGGCGAATTGCCGAGGAGATCGCTGCCAAATCAGATGCGAGCAAGACCAAGAGCGAAATTACCAGATAATGCGTGGCATATTCCATGAATGGCCGCTTCTTGTTTGGGCGTCGCCGATGGATCCAAATTGAAGCCCAGAACGCGTCATATATAGACAGAGAAATCAATCAGCATCCTCAATTTATCTAACTCTTTACCAGGAAAAGGAGGTGCCTATCGCTTACATGTTCATGGTGGCTATTAGCGGCGCACTGCTTGTTGCTGTGCTCGCCTTGGCCCGAGAGCGTCGACTGCGACTCGGCCTGCAAGCCATTTTGAATCGAATTCTCGAACAATGGAGGCAACATGCCAAAACTGAAGACGGTCCTGGTCGTGGCCATCGTCAGCCTCGCCGCAGGCGGATGTCGGGACGACGAAAACAGACGACTTGCCGAAATGGCGGAAAGGAATCTTGAGCGACAAGCTCAGCAGGAGATTCGCAACACGGAGTTGCAACGCCAAATCGCTGAAGGAACCAAGCGGCTCGTCGAAGCCGATGCCGCCGCACGCGAGGACATGATCGGTCTGCATCGCGATGTTCAGTCGGAACGTTCTGAACTCGGGAGGCAACGAGACTTGCTGGAACATGACCGCCGTGATGTTGCCAACTCAAGAAATCGAGCCCCGGTGATTGCGGAAGCCATCAAAGCCGTTGGTTTGATGCTTGCATGTACCGTTCCGCTATTAATCGCTTGGCAAGTTCTACGCCGCAGTGACCAGGCGGATGAGAACATGGCAATTGCCGAACTTCTGCTCGCAGAAATCAATTCGCCGACTCCAAAGCTGATCACGATTCATGACCGCACTGATCGCGACAGGTCCGAAGAACTTCCACGGATTGGCGACAGACCGACAAGTCAAAGCGATCGCAACTAGTTCATTCAACTATTTCCACAAAGGAGAATCTATGTCACACGTTGTGACGATTGAGGCACAGGTGCGTGATCCAGAGGCATTACGGTCATCGTGCCGTCGCCTTGGCCTTGACGCACCGGTGCATCAAACCATCAAGCTGTTCACCGCCGAGGCAACTGGACATTGCGTCCAGCTCCCTCGATGGCGTTACCCCGTTGTCTGCGATACCGACAGCGGCGTGATTCACTACGACAACTACGGAGGTCATTGGGGTGAACAATCCGAGCTCGACAGATTGGTCCAAAGATACGCGGTGGAGAAAACGGTCATTGAGTCTCGGAAACAGGGATACACGGTGACCGAGCACACTCTCGCGAATGGATCGATCAAGCTGAGCGTCCAAGTTGGAGGTGCAAATTGAAAATAATCAACATCGTCATCTCTCCGAGTGGCGTGACCAAGATCGAGACGGTCGGTTTTGTCGGTAGCGAGTGCCGCGTCGCTAGTCAGTTTCTTGAAACGGCACTGGGGAGACGAGCTTCGGAGCGACTCACCACGGAATTCCATTCCTCTCAGTCCAGCAATAACACTCAAACACAAAAAGAAGGATGACCGCCCGCGAGTTGCATCACCAGCGTCCTGGTGAAATGCCCTGGCAGCGGCTAGCCCGTCGTTCGCAAAGCCGAATGGCGAATCTCGCGAAGCGATGGCTCAAAATGGTTGCCGTCGAGCACATGACGTCCACCCTGCTGGCAGAACGTGACCCAAACGGCGAAATCTCGTCTTGGATGTGGGCGATCAACGACCTGCTGGCATCCTGAATTTCATTCTTAACAAGGAGAATCTATGAAACTATCCGATCGTTTGGAGGAATTGGTGAAAGCCTGTTTCACCGGCATTTGGATCGAAAGTCACGAGCACGACGATGCGTTGCTCGAAATGAAGCAACTTTGTCGTGAGAACGACTGGCGGCTGGTGAACTGGGACATCGACCAGGGTCTGCGGATCAACGGAAGTCCGCTCGGTGACGATGACGGGACGACCGACCCGCTATCCGCAATTCGCTCGATGCGTTCATTCGCTGGCGATGACACGCCGTCGATCGTCGTATTGACGAATTTTCACCGCTTCCTCAGTTCCGCCGAAATCATGCAGGCGTTGGCGCGCCAGCTCGTTAACGGCAAGTCAACTCGAACGATCTTTGTCATCCTATCGCCGGTAGTCCAGATCCCGACGGAACTGGAGAAACTTTTCATCGTCATCGACCATCCGTTGCCGACGCGCGAACAACTCAAAGAGATCGCCGAGGGCATCGCCACCGAAGAGGGGGAACTCCACGGTGCCGACGGACTCGAAACCGTGCTGGATGCCGCGATGGGGCTGACTCGTTTGGAGGCTGAAAATGCATTCGGATTGAGTCTGGTTCGTGATTCCGTAATCCAGCCGGAATCGGTTTGGGAACTGAAGGCGAGCATGCTCAAAAAGTCCGGCCTGCTTCAACTATACAAAAGTAGCGACGACTTCACATCGCTCGGCGGGCTCGACAGTTTGAAGGCATTTTGCAAACGCTCGCTGCTTCAACATGGGCGTGACAACCCGTTGAAACGCCCTCGCGGCGTGTTGTTGTTGGGGGTTCCAGGAACCGGCAAGTCGGCATTCGCCAAAGCACTTGGCAAAGAGACCGGACGTCCCACGTTGATCCTCGACGTCGGGGCTTTGATGGGGAGTCTTGTCGGCCAAACGGAGCAAAACGTTCGGCGCGCGCTGAAAATCGCCGACGCCATGGCTCCCTGCATTCTATTCATCGACGAGATCGAGAAGGCTCTGAGCGGGGCGGCGGGCTCGGGTCAAAACGATTCGGGTGTGTCCTCTCGCATGCTGGGCACGTTGCTCAGTTGGATGAACGACCATACCTCGAACGTCTATCTGATTGCGACCTGCAACGATATCACGCGGATGCCTCCGGAACTTTCCCGTGCCGAGCGTTTTGACGGAATCGTGTTTTTGGATCTGCCCCAGCGTGACCAGAAGGACCGAATTTGGAACCAATATATCACCATGTTCGGGCTAGAAGCGGAGCAAAAGCGTCCGGCTGATGATAAATGGACCGGCGCAGAAATCCGTGCCTGTTGCCGGTTATCTGCGTTGCTTGATATTCCACTCTCACAAGCGGGGCAGAACGTGGTTCCCGTGGCAGTAACGGCAACCGAATCGGTGGACCGTTTGCGTCAATGGGCCAGCGGACGTTGTTTGGATGCGGAGAAGTCGGGGATCTACCAACACGATGCCAAACCCCAATCACGAAGGCGGGTGTCGCGTTCCAATCCGTCTCAGAATTGAGGCGTTTGAACGCTCTCAATTTGTGAAACCTACTCTAACCAAGGAGAATCCATGAGCATCATGCTCGAAGATCCTGTGACCCAGAATCACTCATCGCACGGAACGCGGCTGCAAGCCGAAACGACCGCCGTGCGATTGCACATCCGCTGGCCGGGCACTCGCAAGAGTCTCAGTCGCGATCAGAAACAACAAGCTGCCGGAGCGTTCGACGCCGATATCCGCACGCTCTCTGCAGCCAAACGTCTGTTCGACACGTCGCATCCGTCGTTCCGTGCCGTCTCGGCGATTAAAACGAAAGCGGGTTCCCTGTGGAAAGGGATGACGTTGCCGTACATCGAACCGGGCGTCCGGTTACTGCGACGGGGTGACGTTTCGGAATTCGATGATCGCATGATCGTCATCCAAGGCGATCTTGGCGAAGCTGTTGGCGAGCTCGACCGTTGCTTCGCGGAACTCGTCGATCAAGCCCGCACGCAACTTGGGCACTTGTTCGATCCAGCTGACTATCCCACTTCAGTCTCGGACCTGTTCGCGTTTTCGTGGGATTTTCCATCCGTCACACCACCTGCGTACCTGCGAACGGTGAATCCTGAGCTTTACGAGCAGGAGTGCCAGCGAGTGCAGGCGAAATTCGCTGAAGCGGTTGAACTGGCCGAGCAAACGTTCGCCGAAGAACTCTCGCAGCTAATTGGTCATTTGGCCGAGCGATTGTCCGGTTCGGTGGACGGCAAACCGAAAGTCTTTCGCGATTCGGCAATCTCGAATTTGAACGAGTTTTTCGAGCGATTCCAGCATCTCAGCATTGGCAGCAATGACGATCTCGACCAATTGGTTGAAAACGCACGGCAAATCATCAGTGGCGTCGACCCGCAAGACTTACGAGACCGTTCGTCGATGCGCGATCGAATGGCTCGCTCCCTGACGGAAGTGGAAACGAGTCTCGATGAACTCATGACCGATCGCCCGCGCCGAAACATCATTCGAGGCCCACGGTGAGTGCCATTGAATGGGTCGTGACCACCAACGGGGAAACTCGAATGGTCTTCGACGACCGCGTCGATCTTCGCTCGGTCGGCCGGATATCAATCCAGCGCGGATCGCATGTTGAGCCGACGCTCATCGGTCATTGGACGGCCGATCTCTCACCAGTCGGCGGACCGATCCTCGGTCCGTTCGACAAACGAAGCGAAGCCTTGGAGGCAGAGGTCTCTTGGCTTCATCGGAATTGGCTCATTCGGTCCACCGGATAGCCGTTCTTTTGCTACGTCTATTTTCTGAAGCCCCGTTCGTCTGACGCAAGTCAGCCGGGCGGGGCTTTTTTCGTTTCCCCCTTCCGAAAGGAATTTCACCATGAACCAGAACGACCTCAATCGTGCCGTGGCAGCCGCCACCGGCGAAACCATCTCGGCGATCAAACGCATCGGCTTTTTGATCAGCGAACCCAATGAACCCTTCGATGACCCGACCGATCCCGTGCACGGCGGCCGGGTCATCGACTGGGACGATTTCGAGTTCCTTCAAGATGAACCAGATGACAGTTGCTTCATTCCCGAAGCCGCAATCGGCTAATTCGATGAAACCCCATCGCAATCAGCCATTCTTCTTTGTTGCGAAACGCCGACGCTTTCCCGTTCGTGGACAGCGGCGGCTTCGCTTTCCGAAACGCAAAACGTTTTTCCAAAACCCCAAACCTAAGAGAGTCAAACATGAAAGTACTTTTGATTTCCAATGACGCTGGTGGATACGCACACAACGTCGAGGCACCCGATGGGACAACCGTCCAACAAATGTTCGAACGACACATCGGTTCGTTCCATGCGGATAGCTATCTGATCCGCGTTAATCGCCAACCCGCGAGCGCTGACCAACCGCTTCGCGATGGTGACCGCGTTTCGTTCACGCCACTGAAGATCGAAGGTGCCGCCTGATTTTTGTTTTCATTGTCTGGTCGGGGTGGTTGGTTTTGCAAGTAGCTACCCATCCCGACTCGGCTTCCCTTGGAGCAAATCAATGAAGAACGAAATCAAACAAGACTACCGAACGGCAGTCGATATCATGCACGCTTTGCAAGGCGTTCGCACGCCAGCGCAGCTCTCGGCTCTCGACGACTCAGTCGAACAGTGCAATCGTTGGCGGCGACGACTTGCCATCGCTTCCGAACGCAATTGGCAGGCCGCCGCAATAGACTCAGCTGACCGACTTCGTGGGTCACTCGACATTTTGCGAATCCGTTCAGAACACGCGATCGAAGAATTGAAGAGAACGGCAAACACTCGCATTGAACCGACTGCGACTTCAATCTTTCGTGACATCGAGGGCTTGCGTGGCGAATTTGAGGGTGTGTCGATTGACCGGGCCAACCAGCAATTGACGGTCCGGACATCCAGCATTGTGCTGGAGTCCGTTGAACTCGGCAGCTTCGAGATTCGATTGAACTGGAAGCACATCAAGGATTCGTCCCCCTTCGATGTTGTTGCGGTAGCCCCCAATTGCTGCGCCGCGAACGATACCGTCACGCACCCGCACGTGCAAGGCGATTCGCTTTGTGAGGGTGAAGGTGCCGACGCGATCCGACGTGCGCTCGACGAAGGCCGTTTGTTCGATTTCTTTTGCATCGTCGATCATGTGCTCCGCAATTACAACGCGGGATCGGCGTACGTGCATATTGAAAACTGGAACGACATCAACTGCGAATCCTGTGGCGACAGCGTCGAATCTGGCGAAGTCTTTGGCTGCTGCAATTGTGAAACCGAGCTGTGCTTGGATTGCAGTTCGTGCTGCGAATCCTGCTGTGATCGTTACTGCAGCGACTGCAGCTCAAGCTGCGAAAGCTGTGGCAACGAAACATGTCAAACGTGCCTGAAGTCGTGTGACGACTGTGGCGAATCTTTCTGTACCTCATGTCTCTTTGAAGGAACCTGCGATGATTGCATCACCAAGCAAAACGAAGCAAATGAAGACGACGATGAATCAACGAACGAACCACCGAAGCCTGCGGTTCACTCCCTACGCGATGGCAAAGTTGCTCTACCTGCGTGACATCGGCCCCACCGAAGTCGGAGGATTCGGCATCTCCAGCGCCAGCGATCTGTTGCTCGTTGAAGACATTCAGCTTGTCGAACAAGTTTGCTCGGTTGTCTCGGTCGAGTTCTACGACGACAGCGTTGCCGATTTTTTCGACAAGCAGGTTGACGCCGGTCGGCAACCCGAACAGTTCGCAAGAATCTGGATTCACACTCATCCAGGTGCGTCGCCGTCTCCAAGCGGCACTGATGAAGAAACGTTTGATCGTTGTTTCGGTGGAGTCGATTGGGCGGTGATGCACATCATCGCCGAGGAGGGTAACACCTACACGCAAGCCCGCTTCAACGTCGGCCCCGGCACCGAACGACGCCTGCGGTCGTGCGTCGAGTTCGATCGCGAATTCCCCGCAGCCGATCACGAAGCATGGTTCATTGAATACTGTGACAACGTGACGGTTTACGATCCATTTTCCTCGCGTCACACCTTCGCTGATACTTACGACGAGTCGGATTGGTGGGAGCAAAATCCGTCGGCAACCGATCGCTGGAGCGACAATCTCTTGGGGGCGATCAGTTGAACGCGGCTCAGAATCGTTTTGAACGTCAAAGCCAACTGGTCCCGATGGACCGGTTGGCTGAAGTCACCGCAACGGTGATCGGCGTTGGCGCGATCGGTCGTCAAGTTGCGTTGCAACTCGCGTCGATCGGAACGCCACGAATCCAGTTGATCGACTTCGATAACGTCGACTTGTCCAACACGACAACGCAAGGCTACCGAAAGCATGAGGTTGGATCGGCGAAAACGTTTGCCACGTCGCAAGCCATTGGCGAAATTGATTCAACGATCGATGTCATTCGAGTGGAGGACCGTTTTCGACCACGCCAAGAGATCGGTAACACAGTGTTTTGCTGCGTGGACTCCATCGCCGCTCGATCTGCAATCTGGCGTTCGGTAAAGTCGCGTGTGGGGTTCTGGGCCGATGGCCGGATGCTTGGCGAAGTGCTGCGAGTCCTAACGGTCACCGACAGCAAGTCCGAAGCTCTTTACGCTTCAACACTTTTCGCCGCATCCGACGCCCAGCAAGGAACTTGCACGTCACACAGCACGGTCTACGCCGCCAGCATCGCAGCGGGATTGATTGTCCATCAGTTCACGCGATGGCTCCGCGACATCCCAACCGACGCCGACACCAGCGTCAATTTGCTATCCGGCGAATGGACCGTCCAAGACGCTTCCTTACGAAACGAACAGGGCACAAGCTTTCACCGAGGCCCCAGCCCCAACTCGTATTCGTAAGGAAGTCAAATGGACGAATTGCTAACTTGGATCGTCATCGGCTTTGTCGCATGGTGGTTCTACAAAACCGGCAAACGCACCGGCAGCCGCAAAGGCTACAACGTCGGACGCAACCGGAGCAAACGCAATCACCACCGCCGCCGCTAATCACCGGAACGTCGTGGCCGCCCTTCGGGGCGGCCACTGCGTTCACCTTTTTTTAGCTATCAGCGTTTGATTGGTGTTAGAGACAGGTTGCTTGAATTGGATCGCATCAACTGAAATCGAATCGAACATGCCATCTTCACGTGGTCCAGAAATTCAGAGGTCGATATCGCAAGCGAACCTAGTCGAAAAATTCTACGGATGGCGGTGCAGGAATCCAATCGCCTCAAATCCTTCATCCGCATTTATTCGCCGAACAGAATCGACCACATCACGACCATGGTAGGGATCGTCAATCAGTTCACTGAGCAAGGTTGCCGAATCCGCGTCCCCAACTCGCCCCAGCGCGTGAACAATGAAGGTTGTGAGTTCTCGTGGAGTCTGTCGATCGGGACAGCGTTTGTCGATTCGTGTAAGACTCTCTCGATTCTTGAATCCAAACTCCAGCAGATTGCGGAACTCTGGCAAGAACATTTTGAAAAGGCGGTTTGTAATCCTTCCATGGTCTGACTTGAAGGTCATGCTGGAAGCGTGGGCGAACTCTCGTAGCGGGTCGATAGCCTCGAACGCAAGTTCGGTCGAGAGTGCAGCCAAAATTGGCTCACTTCGTTCCCTCAGTTCATCTGGTGAGATGTCAGGTTTGCAAAGCCAGAAAATGAGCTCACCATATTTCTGCCAAGCACGTCGATCGTCGTTGCTAAGGTCATCGAGACAGAATGGCTCGTCCACCAGAGCCGCCGAACCAGCATGTGCTGTGATAAAACAGGCCGTGCGATCCTGCGGCCCCATCGCTTCGTGATCCAAGGTGCGCGCATATTTCTCAAACGCCGGAAGTGCTTCAATGGACGCATTCTCTAACAGTCTTCCAAGCAACCAACCGCCATTCATCGAATAGCCAGGCATTCCCAACGCGGCCATCACATAGACCTCGTATCTCTCAGATTCTGACAGCGACTCGATGGCTTGGTAGCACGCTTCATCATTAATCGTGTCGAACATTCCTGAGACGATGTCATGAGCGATCGTTTGAGATTCCTCGTCATCGGGCGTCTCCAGTGCGTGAAGCAGTGATGTCTTGAGATCGTATGCCGATGTGGGATGTTCAAATAGTTCAAACGCGGTTAGCGCCTCGATCAATGGTGCGCCGAGGAACGGGTGCGATGGCTGGACTGTCCCGAGGTAGTTCTTTAACTCAGAAAGGTTCGGTTCGGCGATATTGCACCAATAGGCAACGCGGTAGAGGGCTTCCAACTGCAAATGGTAAATCTCGGATTCCCAGCAAACCCTGAAGAAATCAGTCAACCGATCTTCGACCTGCGAAACATTCCACCGAAATTGAACAAGTGCAAAATACAGCTCCGCTGCGGAGTATTCCGTTGGTGAGCGCACAACTTCACAAATAGGTTCCGGTATTAAGTCCGCCTCGAAACTTGAGTAGCGATTACACGAAGCCCTAAGAATCGTTGATATGGGCAACGTGTCACCGCGTCCGCCGAGGACACAAAGACGCGAAAACAGGACAGTCTTGACACTTGGTTTCGCAAGTACTTCAGAGCGGTATCGAAGTTGCAAACACTCGCTAACCCGAGACTGTGTCATTCCAACGAGCCGCATGACATCGACGATTAACCATCCTGACGGCAGTCGTTCAGCTACCAAGTTCATCAGTCCGTATTCATACGAAGACCATTGCCGAGCGTTCAGTACGGTTGGCTCCAACGACGTACGCTCTCCATCGGACTTGTTAATTTCGATCTTCAAATCAATCTCGACCAAATCGGCTTCCGCGTCGCGTAGCATTTTAGCTGCGTCCTCGCGCACGATCTGTTTCGCCGACGCACCAAGATTTCCGTCAAACGCTCGCGATAGAACGGAAGGACCGTTCGTTTCGCAGGCGAGACCGAGAAGATCACGAATGTTGGAATCGTCCGTCTGACGATCAATTGCGAATTCGATAAGAGCGTGATGAACAGGCTTCCGAAGTTCAGCCTTAAGCACTTCAAAGCTGGTGACTGTTCGGCAAATCGCCTCCGACTCAAAGAACCTCTGTAGCATCTCGTGCCGAAATCCGCATTGGCCCTGATCCAAGTCAATCACACCGCTGCTGACAATCTCATTTAGCAGTCTCGGTGGGATTTTCTCGCGTTCTGAAGCGATCTCAAATACATGGGTTAAGTCACTACTGGAAAGACTCGTCCGAAGCTGAGCTTGCATTAGAGCCGCAAGTCCGCCAAAGACCTGCCGTGCCCAAATGACATCCGCCGGGCTATCGAATCGTCGTTCCAAAAAACGATTGAACAAATCACGCCGTGTCGAGGACTCACCAAGCTGTGAAAGGCATTCAGCAGCGATCGAAAGTTCGTAGCCAGAACGGAATGCAATGCAATTCTCAATTTCCTGTTTCGTGACTGCGCGACCTGCATGCTGTTTCAAAATTGCAACTCGTTGATCGTCCGTCAATTCCTGACATTCGATGACCGCTCCATTCAGTGCTGAAGGAAGCTCAATTCTCTGCTGCGCGCTCATCGCAATCTGCGTGCCATACCGAAGAAACAGTGCTTGCAGGTCAGCAAGCAATTGCTCTCTCAACCGGACTGGACACTCGTTGAAGCCATCTACCAGGATCGTTGGCGTTTCGCCGCGCCGCTGGGCCAATTCGATAAACTCGATCGCGCGCATCGGGCACAGATGTGAGACGCTACGATTCAGCAAGTCTGATAGTCTTCCTTGATATTTAGCTGCTGAGGCGAAAATGACCGGCTGTTTGTTAGTCGAAAGCTCTGTCCCCAGTCCGCGAAGAAGCATTGACTTGCCAAGTCCCGAGGGTCCGATGAGCTGAAAGTGTCGATTGTCGTCGATTCTGGAAATCAGATTTTCGGTCGACAGTTCTTCATCGTCAATTCGTAGCGACGTTGGGACATGTTGCTGGTTGTCGATGCTACTCCATTCTTGGAAACGCTGGAGATATGTTTCAAGCACTTGCGCATCATCGTCAGCGGCGACCTGTTCAGGCGATCGGTCATCATGCCGAACCAGTCCGAGATACATCGCGAACTCAATCCATTTCTCATATGACCAGCCTGGACTCTTGTTGCCCGAGAGCAACAGCTTCAATAGCTCGGGATAACCGATCGTCTTGACCTTATAGTCGCTAACGACAACTGAATTCCGGTGGAGTTTCGGGTAGATGCAAAGGACTGATTGCATCTGCTTGTAGAACGGTTTCGCCGCCTTGTCCTGACCAGTGAAAGCACGCATCTCATCGCTAATCGCGAATTTGCACTTCGTGGACTGGCCGTAAGGATTGTCGTGTTGTAGCGGCTGTCTTGACCCATCCGGCATCTGTATGTGCCAGGCCCCATTGGTGCCGCCAAAAATAGGGCAAGAAACGCATTTCAGCTCGACATGGCAAACAAAGCCATCGAGCACGACAAGAAAGTCGATCTGCGGTTCAGGTTTGCTACGCGGAAAGAAGTTCGCCAAAATGACCGCACGACGCCCGGCAGCTTCGAGGTCTGACGAAAGTTGACGTAGAAAAGCCATCTCCGATTCGATTTCGATCGGGTGGCCAACAAAGATTTCAGTTTTGATATTCATACTTTGCCGTACACGGACGGCGCTCGGCAGTTCTCACTACACGTCGGCAACGATTGTTGCGACAAACCCACCCGCGTCAAGGCCCGGCCCTAAGATTTTTTTCCATCACTATACAGTGTCAGTTTAGAAATCCAGGACGATTGCTGATCATTTACGATCGCATGACCATCTTGATTATCGGTGCATTCGGTCGGCCATACACAGCTCGGCCTAAGGAAAACTGACGAAGGTCAAATGCTGCGGACTGTAGAAGGCTAGGGTCAAGAAAGCTGCGGTCTGTCTGTGTACAATTGAGCCTGGAAGACATTGATCGAACTAGAACTCTAACGGGTGCATTGAACGCGGGGCGTGGTTGGATGGATGATGGGGCGGTTGACTGGCTTTGCTTTTCTTATCTGACGGCCGAGCGTGCGGTCGTGTATCGTGCGATTGTGGATGTCTTTGCGGCAGCGAAGGCAGAGTTTGCCTTGCATTTGCGGGCGTCGGAAGTCCAGTCGGAACTTGTGGTTCGCGGGACGTCGTTGGATCTGAGCGATGTCGAGTCGGCGCTTCAGCAATTGGAAAGCTGGGGGAATCTACAGTCGTATCAGGACAATGCCGACGTTGCTTCGCTGACGGAC from Rosistilla carotiformis includes the following:
- a CDS encoding recombinase family protein, whose product is MSDYINPALRPRRGSTLKVLTIERISTEHQDERALDDQRAKSKRLVTDQFDGKIDWKSISSRGSGEVIDRDSYREMEDLIDTGWPDLIVVEDLGRICRRLDALRICELCEDFETRLIAINDHVDTFKSDWKTSAMFSTLHHERHNQDTSDRIKRTFRNRFSEGSILVVLPYGYVRAEGAKNDNDLSKDPDAEKVYNRWFEMLDDGASYSEIADWLNDQRVPTGPGCRLETWSPAMVSRITHNTLLKGFRRWNRRVSKRNNRTGKRRSVTASEKDHLTRQCEHLAFIEPTRYDRILRKIDRKNAKYRRGKQHAKDKREGMPRSRTVWPGQSMYCGICGRVLYYGAHGQSQNLMCKGAIEYKCWNGASANGRDTSRRICESVIELVKKLPEFDEVLMNEVENQVQQLNENAGGRLQETRRDLIRVEREIESVLTFIRSGSRSRAVEVDLVRLESRQADLTDELQSLQESSQSNIVVPSVDEIRSRAIDIFKSSLPDPQFGRLMNQFIEDLVVLPVQLIDGGRVGLRATFTVNLLSLIEGEPLSKMLDVDVMKHHRTVDLFEVPQRVKFMAEVARQSKLNGESGPELTEREIAERLKITQPAVQRAKRLYREIRQRGLDDPYQVLTAPPAEGKLRRHLHPRYRFDPL
- a CDS encoding DUF1257 domain-containing protein, whose product is MSHVVTIEAQVRDPEALRSSCRRLGLDAPVHQTIKLFTAEATGHCVQLPRWRYPVVCDTDSGVIHYDNYGGHWGEQSELDRLVQRYAVEKTVIESRKQGYTVTEHTLANGSIKLSVQVGGAN
- a CDS encoding DUF2997 domain-containing protein, producing MKIINIVISPSGVTKIETVGFVGSECRVASQFLETALGRRASERLTTEFHSSQSSNNTQTQKEG
- a CDS encoding AAA family ATPase — encoded protein: MKLSDRLEELVKACFTGIWIESHEHDDALLEMKQLCRENDWRLVNWDIDQGLRINGSPLGDDDGTTDPLSAIRSMRSFAGDDTPSIVVLTNFHRFLSSAEIMQALARQLVNGKSTRTIFVILSPVVQIPTELEKLFIVIDHPLPTREQLKEIAEGIATEEGELHGADGLETVLDAAMGLTRLEAENAFGLSLVRDSVIQPESVWELKASMLKKSGLLQLYKSSDDFTSLGGLDSLKAFCKRSLLQHGRDNPLKRPRGVLLLGVPGTGKSAFAKALGKETGRPTLILDVGALMGSLVGQTEQNVRRALKIADAMAPCILFIDEIEKALSGAAGSGQNDSGVSSRMLGTLLSWMNDHTSNVYLIATCNDITRMPPELSRAERFDGIVFLDLPQRDQKDRIWNQYITMFGLEAEQKRPADDKWTGAEIRACCRLSALLDIPLSQAGQNVVPVAVTATESVDRLRQWASGRCLDAEKSGIYQHDAKPQSRRRVSRSNPSQN
- a CDS encoding MoaD/ThiS family protein, with the translated sequence MKVLLISNDAGGYAHNVEAPDGTTVQQMFERHIGSFHADSYLIRVNRQPASADQPLRDGDRVSFTPLKIEGAA
- a CDS encoding ThiF family adenylyltransferase translates to MGAKSVGNRSLERQSLGGDQLNAAQNRFERQSQLVPMDRLAEVTATVIGVGAIGRQVALQLASIGTPRIQLIDFDNVDLSNTTTQGYRKHEVGSAKTFATSQAIGEIDSTIDVIRVEDRFRPRQEIGNTVFCCVDSIAARSAIWRSVKSRVGFWADGRMLGEVLRVLTVTDSKSEALYASTLFAASDAQQGTCTSHSTVYAASIAAGLIVHQFTRWLRDIPTDADTSVNLLSGEWTVQDASLRNEQGTSFHRGPSPNSYS